In Drosophila simulans strain w501 chromosome X, Prin_Dsim_3.1, whole genome shotgun sequence, one DNA window encodes the following:
- the LOC6740207 gene encoding C-mannosyltransferase dpy-19 homolog, translating into MREPNLYVILSHALIGCGFFFLYVQHVRVIFETRTNIQQLNQLEREALLRREDALYYAFYKQLADGPDFWHGYEQLKNVTDIEYPHSVNVLQRFYVLPELVTAYFFHVVRSGFNPMVQPMQFYLEFVWLMGGVTLLVLYLYGTLLCENIFGGIYGVISYLMFHSFVAKIYERPLARENFAFPFIFLQMFYLCICIGRIIHRQRHTSRMFMIFAMSLFTACALLSWQFSTFIFTTQILIMMTSWNVSSLSTALVNAFVLDYSLSHLLGHALAFIMSHGNSQLLLTWQLSISLFLFLITVVRQLRHVRSRRLGHAQDLLNGDLFSLKFMMLTLLLASSMQTTLMELFNRAGVVSVPEGAQQHFFDLCAHWALQVNVGFVAHLSACNPQYARVSWSELWQLVKTMIVKPYCMYGVVMLAMFFRRWRKGGAPVSDVTKEQRDRARNYVLEDFLEEYRVSMSDMSTKETEKQLYKCFSLLESCDFDYERYKRAQARLRKEQPPARDDFMQDIKRLRAQINRNSDKQRKERAQGTKEAAADGPITSTEEEVKDPDADSESKKKNQEPGSGETEPESAADPTETPPSTSAADEAEKREEEEHSATAAGCGSNSSGHRRRKRSSSRRSSVVPTANAQILNMHYVYSFLQMLVFTFIGLAVRKLFFLSFTQGCVIVPTVCSKLWYHRQRNIFWSVSLAVFLLSMFDPGMVNIHEEYFPTRYSKSGDDLESMLEWIKLNTERDAVFAGPVDIIGTVHLTTKRPIVNHAHLEMRQMAERTEHVYSVYSRQQSSDIYNQCAQLKIQYLIISLDECTNEVRDDCDLLAIWDDEQPAYQKYPQFCHELLHKNVPSFLKVFANDHYGIIKMFSQSVQINLKHNKMPEMSI; encoded by the exons ATGCGCGAGCCCAACCTGTACGTGATCCTGTCGCACGCGCTGATCG GCTGCGGCTTCTTCTTCCTGTACGTGCAGCATGTGCGCGTGATCTTCGAGACGCGCACCAACATCCAGCAGCTCAATCAGCTGGAGCGGGAGGCGCTTCTGCGGCGCGAGGATGCCCTGTACTATGCCTTCTACAAGCAGTTGGCCGACGGACCGGACTTCTGGCACGGCTACGAGCAGCTAAAGAACGTCACGGACATCGAGTATCCGCACAGTGTCAATGTGCTGCAGCGATTCTACGTGCTGCCGGAGCTTGTCACGGC GTACTTCTTTCACGTAGTGCGCTCCGGCTTCAATCCAATGGTGCAGCCGATGCAGTTCTATCTGGAGTTCGTGTGGCTGATGGGCGGAGTAACCCTGCTGGTACTTTACCTGTACGGAACGCTGCTCTGCGAGAACATTTTCGGTGGCATATACGGCGTGATCTCGTACCTGATGTTCCACAGCTTCGTGGCCAAGATCTATGAGCGGCCGCTGGCGCGGGAGAATTTCGCATTTCCGTTCATATTCCTGCAGATGTTCTATCTGTGCATCTGCATCGGAAGGATCATACACCGACAGCGGCACACATCGCGCATGTTCATG ATCTTCGCCATGTCGCTGTTCACCGCCTGCGCCCTACTCTCCTGGCAGTTCTCCACCTTCATCTTCACCACCCAGATCCTGATCATGATGACGTCCTGGAACGTGAGCTCGTTGTCCACAGCTCTGGTAAACGCCTTCGTGCTAGACTACTCGCTGTCACACCTGCTGGGCCACGCTCTCGCCTTTATTATGTCGCACGGCAACAGCCAGCTGCTCCTCACCTGGCAGCTGAGCATTTCGCTGTTCCTATTTTTGATCACAGTGGTGCGACAATTGCGTCACGTGCGCAGCCGGCGGCTGGGACACGCGCAGGATCTGCTAAACGGCGACCTATTCTCGTTAAAGTTCATGATGCTGACACTGCTGCTCGCCAGCAGCATGCAGACCACGCTGATGGAGCTCTTCAACCGTGCGGGCGTGGTCAGTGTGCCGGAGGGCGCGCAGCAGCACTTCTTCGACCTCTGTGCCCACTGGGCTCTGCAGGTCAATGTCGGCTTTGTCGCCCACCTCTCCGCCTGCAATCCGCAGTACGCGCGCGTCTCCTGGTCGGAACTGTGGCAACTGGTCAAGACGATGATTGTCAAGCCGTATTGCATGTACGGCGTGGTCATGCTGGCCATGTTCTTCCGGCGCTGGCGCAAGGGCGGCGCCCCAGTCAGCGACGTCACCAAAGAGCAGCGCGACAGAGCGCGCAACTACGTGCTGGAGGACTTTCTCGAGGAGTACCGCGTTTCCATGAGCGACATGTCCACCAAGGAGACGGAGAAACAGCTGTATAAGTGCTTCAGCCTGCTCGAGAGCTGCGACTTCGACTACGAGCGCTACAAGCGCGCACAGGCCCGCCTGCGTAAGGAGCAGCCGCCCGCCCGCGACGACTTTATGCAGGATATCAAGCGGCTGCGGGCGCAGATTAACCGCAACAGCGACAAGCAGCGCAAGGAGCGGGCGCAGGGAACCAAAGAAGCGGCCGCCGACGGGCCCATCACTTCGACTGAGGAGGAGGTTAAAGATCCGGATGCAGATTCGGAATCGAAGAAGAAGAATCAGGAACCAGGTAGTGGCGAAACGGAGCCCGAGTCTGCAGCAGATCCCACTGAAACGCCGCCGTCCACGTCCGCGGCCGATGAAGCGGAGAAgagggaggaggaggaacactctgccaccgccgccggctGCGGCTCAAACTCGAGTGGCCATCGACGGAGGAAGCGCAGCTCCTCCAGGCGCAGTTCCGTAGTGCCCACGGCCAACGCACAGATCCTCAACATGCACTACGTGTACAGCTTCCTGCAGATGCTAGTCTTCACCTTTATCGGACTCGCCGTGCGCAAGCTCTTCTTCCTCAGCTTCACGCAGGGCTGCGTCATCGTACCCACCGTCTGCTCCAAACTGTGGTACCACCGCCAGCGCAACATCTTCTGGTCGGTCTCGCTGGCCGTCTTCCTGCTCAGCATGTTCGATCCCGGCATGGTG AACATTCACGAAGAGTACTTCCCCACGCGCTACTCCAAGAGCGGGGACGACCTGGAAAGCATGCTCGAGTGGATCAAGCTGAACACGGAGCGAGATGCGGTCTTTGCCGGTCCCGTGGATATAATCGGCACCGTGCACCTGACCACCAAACGGCCCATAGTCAACCATGCGCACCTGGAGATGCGTCAGATGGC gGAGCGCACGGAGCACGTGTACTCGGTGTACAGTCGTCAGCAGTCGTCGGATATCTACAACCAGTGCGCCCAGCTGAAGATCCAGTACTTGATCATATCGCTGGACGAGTGCACCAACGAAGTGCG CGACGATTGCgatctgctggccatttgGGATGACGAGCAGCCGGCCTACCAAAAATACCCGCAGTTCTGCCACGAGCTGCTCCACAAGAACGTGCCCAGCTTCCTGAAGGTGTTCGCCAACGACCACTACGGCATCATCAAGATGTTCTCGCAGAGCGTCCAGATCAACCTCAAGCACAACAAGATGCCCGAGATGTCCATATAG